One part of the Pseudoliparis swirei isolate HS2019 ecotype Mariana Trench chromosome 6, NWPU_hadal_v1, whole genome shotgun sequence genome encodes these proteins:
- the ube2na gene encoding ubiquitin-conjugating enzyme E2Na: MAGLPRRISKETQRLVAEPVPGISAEPDESNARYFHVVIAGPQDSPFEGGTFKLELFLPEEYPMAAPKVRFMTKIYHPNVDKLGRICLDILKDKWSPALQIRTVLLSIQALLSAPNPDDPLANDVAEKWKSSEVEAIEIAKSWTRLYAGSKHEV; the protein is encoded by the exons ATGGCAGGACTGCCCCGCAGGATCTCTAAG GAGACTCAACGTTTGGTTGCCGAGCCTGTCCCAGGCATCAGTGCCGAGCCAGATGAAAGCAATGCCCGCTACTTTCATGTGGTCATTGCCGGACCTCAGGACTCACCTTTTGAAGGGGGCACATTCAAACTCGAGCTCTTTTTACCAGAAGAATATCCCATGGCAGCTCCTAAAGTACGCTTCATGACCAAAATATACCATCCCAATGTGGACAAGCTGGGGAGAATATGTCTTgatattttgaaag atAAATGGTCGCCAGCTCTCCAGATTCGCACCGTGCTGCTGTCAATCCAGGCGTTACTAAGTGCACCCAACCCGGATGATCCTCTTGCCAATGACGTTGCAGAGAAGTGGAAGTCCAGTGAAGTTGAAGCCATAGAAATAG CCAAGTCATGGACCAGGCTTTACGCTGGAAGCAAACATGAAGTGTAG
- the nudt4a gene encoding nudix (nucleoside diphosphate linked moiety X)-type motif 4a: protein MMKFKPNQTRIYDGEGFKRRAACLCFKNEKEDEVLLVSSSRHPDQWIVPGGGMEPEEEPCGAAVREVYEEAGVKGKLGRLLGIFEHNKERKHRTYVFTLVVTETLEDWEDSVNIGRTRKWFKVDEATRVLQSHKPVHAEYLRRLTSTCIAPCGPVCSPTNGNTPSSQGTDGSTPHYVVCSTQGSDVANR from the exons ATGATGAAGTTTAAGCCCAACCAGACCCGGATTTACGATGGCGAGGGGTTCAAGAGGAGAGCggcgtgtttgtgttttaaaaatgaaaaagaggaCGAG GTGCTACTGGTGAGCAGCAGTCGCCATCCGGACCAATGGATCGTGCCAGGAGGAGGAATGGAGCCCGAGGAGGAGCCCTGTGGGGCCGCCGTCAGGGAGGTCTACGAAGAG gcggGTGTGAAGGGAAAACTTGGCAGACTACTCGGGATTTTTGAG CACaataaagagagaaagcacAGGACGTACGTCTTCACCCTCGTGGTGACGGAAACACTGGAAGACTGGGAGGACTCTGTCAACATTG GAAGGACGAGAAAGTGGTTCAAAGTAGACGAAGCCACCAGGGTGCTGCAGAGCCACAAGCCTGTCCATGCAGAGTACCTACGCAGGCTCACCAGCACCTGTATCGCCCCCTGTGGTCCTGTGTGTAGCCCGACTAATGGCAACACCCCGAGCTCACAAGGGACGGACGGCAGTACGCCTCACTATGTCGTCTGCTCCACACAGGGCTCAGATGTAGCCAACAGATAg